Sequence from the Bremerella volcania genome:
CCCAGAGATATCTCTCTGGGCCGCCCATTCCGTCGGTTGACTAGCTCTCCGGCGAAAACTTGTCGTGTACGATCACGTCATCCAGCGATAGTTGCCCCGGCTTGCCCCAGGCTCCTTGGGTGGCCTGGCCGACGACGATCATCATGCCCAGCACGTGGTCTTCGGGCAGGTTGATGATCTCGGCGACCTTGTCTGGATCGTAGCCAACCAGCGCCCCGGTATCGTAACCCATGCTCTTGGCGGCCAGCATGATCGTCTGGGCGGCGATCCCCATCGACCGCATCGCTTCGTCGCGTTGCAGTTGCGGCTGGTTGTCGTACAAGCCGACCAGCATCCCCACTAGCTTCTTGCCCACTTCCGGCGGAGAATCCTTCCAGTAACGCTCCGGCTCCTTCTTGTACGCATGCATGTCGGCAGTCAGCACGATCAGCAGGGACGCATCGGCGACCTGGGCCTGGTTATAGGCGGCCGCTTTGAGCTGCTGGCGTGTTTCTTTATCGCGAACCAGCACGAACCGCCAGTGCTGAATATTGAACGACGTAGGGGACTGAATCGCCGCCTGCATCAGCTTGGTGATTTCTTCGTCGGTCAGTTCGTGTTCGGGATGATAGTGCTTGATCGACCGGCGGCCGTAGATGGCGTCGAAGGTATCCATGCCAGAGTTTCCGTGGTTGATTGCTGATATCTTTTACGTTGCTTGTCTCTGTATTTTGGCGGTAAACAAAGCATTCGACTACCCTGCCGCGGATTCTCGCATGGGAAGTGGCCGTGTGATCTGGTAGAAATTGCCCCATGGAAACATCCGATCAAGACAACCCATTTGAATCCCCGACGGCGGCCAGCGATCCGAGCGCGTCGTTGGAACGCGTCGTGCATCTTGCCCGGCTGGGGTGGCTGCTGCCGCTGATCGGCATCGGCCTATTCGCGTTGTTGCTGTTGGCGTCGATGTATGTGATTGGAACTTCTCTGAATTTTTTTATTCTGATCGGTATCTTTCTGTGTCTGGCCGGGGGGATCCTGTTTACCATCTACGGCATGTTCTGGTCGCAGAGTTACCAGGCCCTGTGGCCGCATGTCTGGGGAGGGCTGGCCACAAACTTTGTGTTGATGGCGATCCTGGGCGGTCTGGTGCTCTTACTGTTGCTCGCGGTGAGCACGTCGTACCCTGGGTAGATGACGCGCCGAAAATCATTTCAAAATGAGTAAAAACATCCACAATCCGTTTCAGTCCCCCACCGAAGCCAGTCAGTTGAAACTTCCTCGGGAGCGTTCGCAGAAGATTGTGTGGAGGGCTCGATTGGGCTGGATCTTTCCGCTTCTGGCCTTCGCGATGATCGGGTTCACCTGGACGTTGTATGTCGTCTGGGGCCGGCAGATGGACCTGGTCTTCATATTCTCCATTCCGGCCTGTTTGCTGGTGGGGATCGCCTACTCGTCTTACGCCGTCTTCATGTCAACCAAAGTTCAAGGGGTACAGCCGCAGGCCATTCTGGGCGTGATCGCAAACACGCTGCTGGTCATGTCGATTGGCATCGTCTTGCTCTCGTAGGAAGGAATGCGGCTCCTATTCCTTCGGAAGATCCTCTTTCCCATACCGCCCCTTAAACTCATCCGCCGGGTACTTCGCGACGTTCTTCTTCATCTTCTCGCGCATCAGCGTGGCGACGTCAAAACCCATCTCGTTGCACAGCGCCATCGCATAGCACATCACGTCAGCAATTTCTTCGCCGATGGCGGCGCGCTTGTCGGCTTCCATGTCGGCGCGGGATGCTTCCACGGTGATCCACTGGAAGTGCTCCATCAGTTCGGCCGCTTCGATCGCCAGGGCCATGCTGATGTTCTTGGGGGCGTGGAACTGGTGCCAGTCGCGTTCGGCAACGAAGTGCGAGACCATGTCACGCAGCTGAGCGACCGGCGTGGCCGCGTCGTCCGAGATGGCGTTGATGCGTGCTTGCAGAGATGGCGGCGGATCGGTCACAGGCGAAGTCCTCTTCTCGTCGTGGGTCACGCCGAGGAGCAACGGTCCTCGGCCGCGTGACTCATGATTGAAGAATTCGCCGTGGCTTTCAACCGGGCAAACTTAACGGAGCGTCGTCGATTCCGACTTGGTCGCTCGCAGGCCGAGCAGACGGCAGGCGAAGATCGGAGAAAGCCCAGAATCGAGGGTGGCAACTTCCGGCTGCGAAATCCCTGGCGTTTCGGCTTCTTCGTCGAACACTCGGGCAAAGACCGCGGCGGCCGGTTTGTCGGCTTCCGACTCGACTTCCTGCTTCGGTTTTTCCGCGGCCCGTTGGGTGAAGCGCGACTGCGTCGTGGGTGCGGCTGCCGCGGGAGCTGTTTCCGAGGCACTGGAATAGCGAGACGGCTTCATCTGCCGCTTCGCAACGGAGACGATTTCTTCGTGACTCACCATCCGGGCAGAAGTTTCCGGGCCAATCACGATGTTGGGACTCGACCAATTGACCGGCTCCGCTTTTTGAGCCGCCAATGCCGCAGATTGCGGTTTGGCCGCAATTTTGGGCTTTTCGACAGGCTTCTCGGTGGGCGTAACAGACGATGGTTCCGCTTTGGGCGCTATTTCCTGGTCGATGGGGGGTAAGCGGCGAAGACCGTTATCTTGCGGCTTTTGTGGCATGTGCACCATCGCCGGTGTTGGCGGGTTCGAGGGGGACCAACGCGATTCGGCACCTTGCCCCCAGGCGGTTTGCATCCCCCCAAACAGAAGAGATGCGGCAATTAATTGCGCGGAAAGTCGCGTTAAGCGAACTCGAGTTTTCGACTGTTGGCTTTGGATGAGCGTCATGTTCGCCCCCTACTCTGCGTGACATATTTGTTCACGGCGCACGGCGCAAATCACCGCGTCAACGGTTTCATCGTCAATTAACCATCGAGAGTTTAACGATTGTAGGAATCGCACCGCGTGATAGCAGATTTCGCTTGACCAGAGATCGCATCAGCCATCATAATTCCTTAGGCAGCCTAACTAAATACCATGATCCATTAGTCTTATGACGTATGACTTCCATGCCAGCACCGGTTATTGGGTAACTCTCGCCGCGCATCACTATCAGCAGCACGTCGATGCCGAGTTACGCCCTTTCGGGATCACCTTCCGTC
This genomic interval carries:
- a CDS encoding nitroreductase family protein — encoded protein: MDTFDAIYGRRSIKHYHPEHELTDEEITKLMQAAIQSPTSFNIQHWRFVLVRDKETRQQLKAAAYNQAQVADASLLIVLTADMHAYKKEPERYWKDSPPEVGKKLVGMLVGLYDNQPQLQRDEAMRSMGIAAQTIMLAAKSMGYDTGALVGYDPDKVAEIINLPEDHVLGMMIVVGQATQGAWGKPGQLSLDDVIVHDKFSPES
- a CDS encoding superantigen-like protein SSL4, with protein sequence MTLIQSQQSKTRVRLTRLSAQLIAASLLFGGMQTAWGQGAESRWSPSNPPTPAMVHMPQKPQDNGLRRLPPIDQEIAPKAEPSSVTPTEKPVEKPKIAAKPQSAALAAQKAEPVNWSSPNIVIGPETSARMVSHEEIVSVAKRQMKPSRYSSASETAPAAAAPTTQSRFTQRAAEKPKQEVESEADKPAAAVFARVFDEEAETPGISQPEVATLDSGLSPIFACRLLGLRATKSESTTLR
- a CDS encoding nucleotide pyrophosphohydrolase, translating into MTHDEKRTSPVTDPPPSLQARINAISDDAATPVAQLRDMVSHFVAERDWHQFHAPKNISMALAIEAAELMEHFQWITVEASRADMEADKRAAIGEEIADVMCYAMALCNEMGFDVATLMREKMKKNVAKYPADEFKGRYGKEDLPKE